One genomic region from Astyanax mexicanus isolate ESR-SI-001 unplaced genomic scaffold, AstMex3_surface scaffold_60, whole genome shotgun sequence encodes:
- the LOC125798506 gene encoding uncharacterized protein LOC125798506, with protein sequence MAAGFSDQQLKNLKFLEDFLRLRQWPADLAHKGYAPTSIKVMLLNASAFVNHFKAFHLEISGLSSNKLERILLHLRRLSRDNTRAVLSHRQRAKQKKSESLRTSTELQSFIRNAERNLPRVMDDNRTKPTSKLYRIAQGYVAGYLAVLTGHRPIVFCNITKADLLEAEKDPLGRTLVWVARHKTDRAFGNAYLALLPKEADWLRGLADISSLYGGEQCPYIFQWNGKQVQKLNRMLRAAWQVAGMTGDIAFSLIRTSIAIEAKKHLSHSDRLLVCNSMCHDISTA encoded by the exons ATGGCTGCAGGTTTTTCCGACCAGCAGCTCAAGAACTTAAAATTTCTGGAGGATTTTCTACGGCTGAGGCAGTGGCCAGCCGACCTAGCTCACAAAGGGTATGCCCCAACATCCATCAAGGTTATGCTTCTCAATGCTTCTGCCTTCGTGAACCATTTCAAGGCTTTTCACTTAGAGATTTCTGGTCTTAGTTCCAACAAGCTGGAACGTATTCTGCTGCATCTTCGAAGGCTGAGCCGTGACAACACCAGGGCAGTGCTAAGCCACCGGCAGAGAGCAAAACAGAAGAAATCAGAGTCCCTCCGAACCAGCACTGAGCTCCAGTCCTTCATACGCAACGCCGAGCGTAACCTGCCCAGAGTTATGGATGACAACCGCACCAAGCCAACCTCAAAACTGTACCGAATTGCCCAGGGATATGTTGCGGGGTACCTAGCAGTTCTCACCGGCCACCGCCCCATCGTTTTCTGCAACATCACCAAAGCTGACCTGCTGGAGGCTGAAAAGGACCCACTCGGCCGCACCCTGGTGTGG GTTGCTAGGCACAAGACGGACAGAGCCTTTGGGAATGCGTATTTGGCTCTCCTGCCAAAGGAAGCTGACTGGCTCAGAGGCCTGGCAGATATATCCAGCCTCTACGGTGGAGAGCAGTGCCCGTATATATTCCAGTGGAACGGCAAGCAGGTCCAGAAGCTGAACCGTATGCTGAGAGCAGCCTGGCAAGTTGCTGGCATGACTGGGGACATTGCTTTCAGCCTGATCCGTACATCCATCGCCATAGAG GCCAAGAAACATCTGTCACACTCGGACAGGCTGCTGGTGTGTAACAGCATGTGCCACGACATCTCCACAGCCTAG